The nucleotide window GGCCAGGAAGTCCCCAGCCTCGGGCCCGGGGCCCGCGCCGCCACTCAGGCCGGCCGCGGACGCCGCCATGTTCGTCGCCCGCTCGCTGACGCAGTCGGTGGGGCGCGGCGGCGCCTGGAGGCGACGTGCCTTCCGACCCGCCCGCTCGGTGGAGGTGAGGCCGGGgtggagggggggcggggggacgggGGGTGAGGCCGCACCACCGCGCGTGCGCGCGCTCCCTGCCGGGCCGGCGCTAGGAAAAGCGCGGGATCCGCAACGAAAGGCCTCacggacggggggggggggggggggggcgttgtcTATGCAAATCGTCAGTCCTGGGGCGGGGCCTGGCCAGGGGCCGGCTGTTGCCAGGCGACAGCCTGCCGGCCCGGGTTGCTAGTACAGGCGTCCCCTAGCGTCCCTAAACGGAAGCCGAGCGGAACTCAAGCCGCGGCGCCACGTGGCCCTAAGGCCAAGTCCGCATGGTTCGCGAGGGCCGAGTCCCTGCTCCCTGCCCGCCGCCCCAAGTGTGTCCACCCCGCCAAGTCTGCACGTTTCGCGGTGGccaacccaccccctccccgcccaccacccccacaccGTCCCTCCTCAACCTTCCGGTCCAAGCCCCTGCCCTGCCAGAGTCCACGCCGACAGGTGTGTCCACCCCTCCGTCCCATCCCCGGGCGGGTCGCCCTGGCACGTTGTCCCCTCCACGACGCCGCGGTCCTGGTCTTGAACTGCGGCCCCAGGAACCCCGTCCTTCCCGGGACGGTCCCGGGCTCTGGCTTGCTCGGCGCTCATGTGGGGGTCTCGGGGGCGCCAGTGCCCCCCCGCACCCCCATCCAGCCTGTCCCACCCGGGCCACCCCCCTGCACCGTCCCTGAGAGAAACGGCTCTTccgtacccccccacccccagccagacCCTGCCTGGGGGTCTGTCCTTCGGGGGACAGCCCTGAAGCGCGTGGCCCACCGAGTGACCGAAGCGCCCGCACGCCCGAaaacacacgcgcgcgcgcggtttctttccttgtcttttattGCTTGGACACACGGGTTTCTTGAGCCCCTTGTGGGGACTGCGAGGGACTGGGCCCGAGGCCCCAGCCCGCCCCGGGCCGCCGCAGCGGTGAGCAGGCCCGGCTGGGGCGGGCGGGCCGAGCGGCCGGGTGGTGTGCGGCGGCAGCTAGTCGTGGGGCGGGGCCACCTGGGAGATGGTGGTGGACTCGAAGAAGCGGCTGAGCAGCGCGTTGTTGTGGACCGCCATGTCCACGAGCTCCGGGGTGATGCGCGTCCTGCCGCAGTTCCGGGCCTCGTTGCCCGCCAGCTCCAGGACGGTGGCCGTCAGGTACTGGATGACGGCCGCTAGGAAGACCGGCGCGGACGAGCCCAGGCGCCGGGCGTAGCGGCCTTCGCGCAGGAGGCGCTCCACGTGGCTCACGGAGAACGACAGCTCGGCTCGGGCGGTGCGGGAGCGGGCCTGCCTCTGGCCTCCGGACGACCCTTGATGGCTCCTCTTGGCCGGCATGCTGGGCCTCGGCTGCGCTCTGGCTCGGCGACGGGCCTAGGTCGGCGGTGCTCTGCGGGGCTCGGCGGGCTCGGCGGCTTCGGCGGGGCTCTGCGGGCTCGGCGGGCTCGGCGGCTTCGGCGGGGCTCGGCGGCTTCGGCGGGGCTCAGCGGGGCTCAGCGGCTTCGGCGGGGCTCGGCGGGGGTTCGGCAGGGCTCGGCGGGGCTCGGCGGGTCCCAACTTCTCCAGCCACCGGGTTGGGACCCAGGACTCGGGCCCTTACGCTGCGGTCTCCTAGCGACTACAGACCGACCCCCGTCATTGGTCCGGGGCCACACACTTCGGGACACGTAGATCCGGTGAGGTCACCGCTTTCCCATCGGCCCCTGCCGGGAGCTCGGGCCCGCCAAGAAATGGCGTGAGcgggagcctgcccccccaccccctcccccccacggcCCCCCACGACGCCTCTCGGAGGCGATGGAGGCTCACCTTCCGCCCCACTGGGACGTCCTACCCAAGAAACCCCAGACGGGGGAGGACCTCGTGGCCCCAAGCAGACCCTCGACGTGTGGGGCGACTGTCACCCCTATCTCGcgggagcctgcccccccaccccctaccccccgaCGGCCCCCCACGATGCCTCTCGGAGGAGATGGAGGCTCACCTTCCGCACCACTGGGACGTCCTACCCAAGAAACCCCAGACGGGGGAGGGCCTCGTGGCCCCAAGCAGACCCTCGACGTGTGGGGCGACCGTCACCCCTATCTCGCTCCACAGCGTGGGCCCCGCCCCCAAAAGGAAGCCCCGCCCCTGGCGGGCAGACGCTCCCCACggcacccccctccctccctcccccccccccccccccgcccggaGCCTGGCAGGCAACccctcctctgcttcctgccGGAACAGATTGGCCTCTTCTGAAGACGGACCTAGAGATGGGATCGTCAGACGACGAGGTGGTTggggctgcggggggggggggcgggggggcgggtcGGTCGGGCTGCTTTCCCTCGGCACCCACGTTTTCACCCGGGTTCCTGCACGTGGTGGCGTCCATCTGCACTTGGTGTCTTCTGATGGCTGTGGACAGGAGGCCACGGCACGGAGAGACCACGAGTCGTGGACCCCGGTCCTCAGGGGACAGGCCTCGCGGTGATGTCCACCTCTGGGCCCATGGGAACGGCGCCGCGGTGGACGGTCGCCTACACGGTTCTGTCCGAGCACCTGTTTCCCGTGCCTTGCCCTGTGGAGCTAGGAGCGGGGTCGCGGGGTCACGGGGTCCTAGGGTCATTCCCTGGCTACCTTCCCGAGgagccgcctgggtggctcccgcCGCAGCCGGACCACTCCCCCATCCCAGGAGCAGTGGGCCAGGGTCCCGGTTCTTCCACATCCTCGCCCAGACTGGTCATCTCCCGCTTGGTCGGTCTTTCTGGGGCCAGGAAGAGCCGTCCTACTGGGGGCGAAGTGGCATCTCACGGCGACtttgcccccccgccccccacccttttAGAGAGGGagcggaggaggggcagagggcgacagagagagggagaagctgaagcaggctccatgcctggcGCAGAGCCCaccgtggagcctgatgcagggctgggtctCACCACCCAGAGAACAGGCCTGGCCTGAGCCGAGGTCCAGAGTCCAGACGCTccatccgctgagccacccaggcgcccctcccggGGCTTTGGACTTGCACGTCCCTGATGGCCAACGATGGGGAGCGGGTTTCCATGGGCCTCCTGGACGCTTGCACACGCGCTTCGGAGGAACATCTCTCGGCTCCCGAGCTCGGCCcggctctgtctgcctctttgtgGCTGAGTTCAAAGTGTTCTTTAGGCGTCCGGAAGAAGACGCCCTTGTCGCCTATGCGCCTGGCAAATGCTTCTCCCATCCTGGGGCAGCGGTTTCGGCCTTTCCCGGCCTACAcggttcctccttctcccccctccccaagtcctcctcctcctcttcctcctcccttccccctcctcctcctgcttcttgtGTGGCTATGCTTTTCCTACCCCATTTAAGAAACTCTTGTGTAATAGTTTCTAGGCAGAGTCCTTTGGTGCACAAATAGTTTTGGTTTGGTTGGGGTACAACTtatcctttgtttttctcctccggctcctccccctcctcccacccctcctcctccctcccctcctctcaccctcctcctcttcctccctccttcttcctcttctgttcctcctcctcctttttttgtgGCTGTGCTTTCTCTGCCGCAGTATTTATTTATGCCCCTTGCATAACCAAAGCCACCAGGATTTACATCTCTGTTTTATACCAAGGGTTTCATAGTTTCCTGTTTACATTCAGGCTTGTCAGCCATCTGGGGGGTTCAATTTCGGTTTTACCCTGGACCCCACATTCTTTCTCGTCTGcggatattcagttttcccaccaccattccCGGAAGAGATTGCTCATTCCTACATTGAATGGCCTGGGCACCCTCGTTCGGTACCAACTATTCATAAATCCGTGGGTTTCTTTCTCACTCTAAGTTCCTAATTTTGACCTATATGTCTACCATTGTGTCAGTACCACACTTTTTGGGATCGCTCGCTGGAGCTCAGAAATAcgttttgaaattggaaagtgcgagtcctccaactttgttctttttccggATAGATGGTTTTGGCTATCTGTGTCCCTTGCAGGGACACATGCATTTACGATTGGCTTTAGCATTTCTGCACAACAACTCTTTGAGATTTTGATGCGGGTTGTATTGAATCTCTGTATTGTCTTGGGGATTAcggccatcttaacaatattacgTGTTCAGTTTACTGAGGCAGGATGTCTTCCCGTTTATTTGcatcctctttaatttctttcagcaatgatTTGTAATTTTCAGTGCACAAGTCTTACAcctccttggctaaatttattcctgtgtatttaattccatttgacgctattttaagaatttttttaaagattttatttatttatttgacagacagagatcacaagtaggcagagaagcaggcagagagagaggaggaagcaggctccccgctgagcagagagcccgatgcggggctcgatcccagaactctgggatcatgacctgagctgaaggcagaggctttaacccgctgagccacccaggcgcccctattttaaatagaattgtCGAGGGTGCCTTGTtgactcagtggcttaagcatctgccttcacctcaggccagaatctcagggtcatgaaatcacgtcccacatcagactccctgctcagccgggagcctgcttctccctctacccctcccccatgctgCTCCTCACTCACAggctccctctatctctctctctctctttctgtcaaataaattaaatctttaaaaaaaatagaattgtcaatttcattttagatttttttcactgCTCCTATATAGagacacaactgatttttgtttgttgatctCATATCTTGCTATTTTATTGAATTCACTTACTAACTTTATGTGCTTTCTATATTtaggatttttcatatataagaTTATGTCATCTGACAATACAGATAGTTTTCCTTTTACCTTTCCAAtatagatgccttttatttctttttcttgtgtcatTGCTCCGGCTAGGATTTCTATTACAATCTTTAATAGAAACAGTGCAAgcagacattcttgtcttgttcccgaTGTTGGGGTAGAGCTTTCAGTTTGCCACCATTGACTATGGCATTAGCTATGGCTATTTCAGTAATGCCCTTCGTTATGTTTTGTAATTCCCTTTCCATTCCTAATTTGCTGGtgtttttttcagtaaaaatcgGGTTTTTCtgagtgctttttctgcatcaattgagaggatcctGTGGGCTTTTTCACCTTTGTTTTATTGCTTTAGAGTTAAGTAATTTTCTTATGTTGAAGCATCTTTGTATTCCTGGGAGAATTCCTACTTAGACatgaaatgtaatatttatacTGTGCTGCTGGATTCGGTTTGCTAAAGTTATTTAaggatttctgcatctatattctttttttaaaagattttctttatttatttgagacagagagagagcacaagcagggaggagaatcagagggagaaggagaagcagaatccccactggacagggagcccaacatggggctcattctcaggccgctgggattatgacctgagcaaaagacagatactcaaccaactgagccacccaggcacccctatattctttttttaaagattttatttatttatttatttatttatttatttatttatttatttgagagagtgagtgtgagcaagcaagagagagaacaccagtggggataggagcagagggagaacaaaaagcagactccccactgagcagggagcccaacgtgtggctcgatcctgggactccaggatcatgacctgagccaaagacagacgcttcaccaactgagccacccaggcatccctccatattcttcttcttttttttaaggactttatttatttatgtgacagatagagatcacaagtaggcagagagagaggaaagcaggctccctgccgagcagagagcctgacacggggcttgatcccaggaccctgggatcatgacccgagctgaaggcagaggctttaacccactgagccacccaggcacccccatgttcttcttttagagatttttttatttattatttgagagagagagagaatgagggggggcagagtgagaggaagaagcagattccccactgaataaggagcccattgtggggctcgatcccaagattctatgatcgtgatctgagctgaaggcagacacttacccacctgagccacccaggtgccccggcaaacaatttcttagaaaattcCTGATAATACTATAACTCTGATGTGTGATTATGTAACAGACACTTTAATTCCTGTTTTAGTATATTCAAGCAGAAACAAATTGCAAGTGTTTtgtaaaagataattttcaagTTTTGTTATACTGTATGCCATGGTTTAAATCTAAGCCGTTTGAATAGGCATCACTATCACGTTTCTCAAACtgtgttccttttcctttaaatatgcCATGCACTTTCCTCTGGAACCTAGACTTGTCAAGGTCCTAAACCCCACATGTTGGATGTTAATTTGTGTCTCACGAATTCATATACAATGAATTATGAATTAAAGCCTGACAGTTCatgcagaaacacacacacacaagcacccCACATTCCTGGAAGGTTGCTCGGAGGCTGTGGGGCAGGGTGCTGACTCTGCCCTGTgctagtgcttctcaaactttgcaTTCTGATTCAGTAGACATGGAACAGAGCCCAGATGCAGGATTTCTAACTGCTCCCAGGTGATGTTCAGACTGCTGGGTTAGCAGAGCCCTAAATGGCTTCTTCAACCTTGCTGAGCCTTTTACAAGACCCCAGAGCAGAAGAGCACTTCACCGGCCCCAACTTCTTCCAGGGGTTTCTCTCCTCCTTGTGTTCCACTCTAATATCCTGTCTAGCCAGAAGGGTTTTACTTGAGTGTTGAATGCTGTTAAGAAATGTGCAAAGCAAAATTAGAAGGAAGATGTGATTGAGAGGAATTGCTTTGTACTGTCTCCGCTTTCCATGCACCTGTGCTAATCCCTCCCTACAGGTCTTCTTTGGCAATGTGGATTCATCTGGGAtaaaacacaatatttttaaCCCTCCAATCATTGCTCGGTACATCCGTTTGCACCCAACACATTACAGCATCCGCAGCACTCTTCGCATGGAGCTGATGGGCTGTGATTTAAATAGTAAGTGCCAAGCCATCCTGGATCCTCCCCTATCCCAACCCCCAGGGAGGATGAGTCACTGTCCTGGCGTTCTCAAGAGTAGGGGGGTTTCCCGGGACACAAAATGGTTAATGCTAAAACCAGTGCAGTCCTGACCAAACCGAGGACTTGGTCACTGTAAGCCTAGGGTTCAGACAGACCTGGGAAGAGCTGGCTCAGAAATGAGGGGCTTGTCAGGCTAACAGTAACAGAATCAATGCAGAAGTTAATGCCTGGGAAGTGACGTCCTGATGATGGCCGCCCTGGAGCGTCAGTGGATGCAGGCATCTTCT belongs to Lutra lutra chromosome X, mLutLut1.2, whole genome shotgun sequence and includes:
- the LOC125091565 gene encoding histone H2A-Bbd type 2/3-like, with the translated sequence MPAKRSHQGSSGGQRQARSRTARAELSFSVSHVERLLREGRYARRLGSSAPVFLAAVIQYLTATVLELAGNEARNCGRTRITPELVDMAVHNNALLSRFFESTTISQVAPPHD